Proteins co-encoded in one Mycobacterium mantenii genomic window:
- a CDS encoding ferritin-like fold-containing protein — MTRPSCEPSQADPEADRIGDSPAPRLSADHPGVNELFAVLAYGEIAAFYRLTDEARMAPDLRGRISMASMAAAEMQHYERLRDALESRGVDVVPAMSKYVSALENYHRLTMPSTWLEALVKTYVGDALAADLYLEIADRLPDEVADVVRAALAETGHSQFVVAEVRAAVTSSGKQRSRLALWSRRLFGEAITQAQYLLADHDELVDLVMAGAGGLGQLNAFFDRLQHTHDRRMHELGLS; from the coding sequence ATGACCCGGCCCTCCTGCGAGCCCTCCCAAGCCGACCCGGAAGCCGACCGCATCGGCGATTCGCCCGCCCCGCGGCTGTCGGCTGATCACCCGGGTGTCAACGAGTTGTTCGCGGTCCTGGCCTACGGCGAGATCGCCGCGTTCTACCGGCTCACCGACGAGGCGCGGATGGCCCCCGACCTGCGCGGACGGATATCGATGGCGAGCATGGCCGCCGCCGAGATGCAGCACTACGAGCGGCTGCGCGACGCGCTGGAAAGCCGCGGCGTCGACGTGGTGCCGGCGATGTCCAAGTACGTCTCGGCGCTGGAGAACTACCACCGGCTGACGATGCCCAGCACGTGGCTGGAGGCTCTGGTGAAGACCTACGTGGGCGACGCCCTGGCGGCTGATCTGTACCTGGAGATCGCGGACCGCCTGCCCGACGAGGTCGCCGATGTGGTGCGCGCGGCGCTGGCGGAGACCGGGCACTCGCAGTTCGTCGTCGCCGAGGTGCGCGCCGCGGTGACCTCCAGCGGCAAGCAGCGCAGCCGGCTGGCGCTGTGGTCACGCCGCCTGTTCGGCGAAGCGATCACCCAGGCCCAGTACCTGCTGGCCGACCACGACGAGCTGGTCGACCTGGTGATGGCGGGCGCCGGCGGCCTGGGCCAGCTCAACGCGTTCTTCGACCGTCTGCAGCACACGCACGACCGGCGCATGCACGAACTGGGCCTGAGCTGA
- a CDS encoding MmpS family transport accessory protein: MGTTLPHLDDRIRAYPDDDVDDACDTDPYLNADYNWTGWPADSRWRPATAIVGAVVALGAIATAVVINSGDSASTKATLGAPVPHPVTSAPATTKASVPPSAAPGPSQLPAETFTTVTTPSAAPTAPPSAAAPTVAPPLAAAPPTAALNPRTVVYSVNGTKQLLDLVNIVYTDARGVPQTEFNVSLPWSKVVVLNPGVQTESVVATSFYGQLSCSIFNAAGQRVIASGNNSNMATCAR; this comes from the coding sequence ATGGGTACCACACTGCCGCACCTCGACGACAGGATCCGGGCTTACCCCGACGACGACGTTGACGACGCCTGCGATACCGATCCCTACCTGAACGCCGACTACAACTGGACGGGCTGGCCGGCCGACTCGCGCTGGCGTCCCGCCACGGCGATCGTGGGAGCGGTGGTAGCCCTGGGCGCCATCGCCACCGCCGTCGTCATCAACAGCGGCGACAGCGCGTCGACCAAGGCCACGCTGGGTGCGCCGGTCCCGCACCCGGTGACCTCGGCGCCAGCGACCACCAAGGCATCCGTGCCGCCCAGCGCCGCCCCCGGCCCGTCCCAGTTGCCGGCCGAGACCTTCACCACGGTCACCACACCCAGCGCCGCGCCCACCGCACCGCCTTCGGCGGCAGCGCCCACCGTCGCGCCGCCGCTAGCTGCGGCACCGCCGACGGCCGCGCTGAACCCGCGCACCGTCGTCTACAGCGTGAACGGAACCAAGCAGCTGCTGGACCTGGTGAACATCGTCTACACCGACGCGCGGGGCGTGCCGCAGACCGAGTTCAACGTGTCGCTGCCGTGGTCGAAGGTGGTGGTGCTGAACCCGGGCGTGCAGACCGAATCGGTCGTCGCGACCAGCTTCTACGGTCAGCTCAGCTGCTCGATCTTCAACGCCGCCGGTCAGCGGGTGATCGCGTCGGGCAACAACTCGAACATGGCGACCTGCGCACGCTGA
- a CDS encoding DUF3107 domain-containing protein encodes MEVKIGISDSPRELVLASAQTPAEVEELVSAALSDGSGLLRLSDERGRRFLIHTSKIAYVEIGVADARRVGFGIGAEAGKHAGKGLKSE; translated from the coding sequence GTGGAGGTCAAGATCGGTATCTCGGATAGTCCGCGCGAGCTGGTCCTTGCCAGCGCCCAGACACCCGCCGAAGTCGAGGAATTGGTCAGCGCCGCGCTGAGCGACGGGTCGGGTCTGCTCCGGCTGAGCGATGAACGGGGCCGTCGCTTCCTGATTCACACCAGCAAGATCGCCTACGTGGAGATCGGCGTCGCCGACGCGCGCCGAGTGGGCTTCGGGATCGGCGCCGAAGCCGGCAAGCACGCCGGCAAGGGCCTCAAGAGCGAGTAA
- a CDS encoding TetR/AcrR family transcriptional regulator, with translation MSELAKAPARRAVRSGDRGRPADAAGVSNRRGNRLPRDERRGQLLIVASDVFVDRGYHAAGMDEIADRAGVSKPVLYQHFSSKLELYLAVLARHVENLVSGVQQALNTTTDNRRRLHAAVQAFFDFIEHDSQGYRLIFENDYVTEPEVAAQVRVATESCIDAVFALISEDSGLDPHRARMIAVGLVGMSVDCARYWLDSDRPISKADAVEGTVQFAWGGLSHVPLTRS, from the coding sequence ATGAGCGAACTCGCCAAGGCGCCGGCGCGGCGCGCCGTCAGATCGGGTGACCGCGGTCGGCCGGCGGACGCAGCCGGGGTCTCGAACCGGCGGGGCAACCGGTTGCCCCGCGACGAGCGGCGTGGCCAATTGCTCATCGTGGCCAGCGATGTCTTCGTCGACCGCGGCTACCACGCGGCCGGCATGGACGAGATTGCCGATCGCGCCGGGGTTAGCAAACCCGTTCTGTATCAACACTTTTCGAGCAAGCTCGAGCTGTACCTGGCGGTGCTGGCGCGGCATGTGGAGAACCTGGTCTCGGGCGTGCAGCAGGCACTGAACACCACCACCGACAACCGGCGCCGGTTGCATGCCGCGGTGCAGGCGTTCTTCGATTTCATCGAGCACGACAGCCAGGGTTACCGGCTGATCTTCGAGAACGACTACGTCACCGAACCCGAAGTGGCCGCCCAGGTGCGCGTCGCGACCGAATCGTGCATCGACGCGGTCTTCGCGTTGATCAGCGAGGACTCCGGGCTGGACCCGCACCGGGCCCGGATGATCGCGGTCGGGCTGGTCGGCATGAGCGTCGACTGCGCCAGGTACTGGCTGGACTCCGATCGCCCGATTTCCAAGGCGGACGCCGTCGAGGGCACCGTCCAGTTCGCCTGGGGCGGACTGTCACACGTGCCGCTTACTCGCTCTTGA
- a CDS encoding DUF3152 domain-containing protein gives MRPSSASSPQAEAVSDGGFGRATAGAGGGLCNPGAMTSPRPPRSTGRVPVLRDEWREPLRALRDPLAREAGRARADRERPRQWRKQTWLGRFVSTYGWRAYALPVLVVLTAVVMYQTVTGTGAPKPTANQPIQSPPAIGAVGTTIIDAPPRGLAAFDANLPAGTLPDGGPFTEAGDKTWHVVPGTTPQFGQGTAKVFRYTVEVENGIDPIMFGGDDAFAQMVDQTLANPKGWTHNPQFAFIRVDGAAGGKPDFRISLVSPVTVREGCGYEFRLETSCYNPVFGASREARVFINEARWIRGAVPFEGDIGSYRQYVINHEVGHAIGYLHHEPCEQQGALAPVMMQQTFSTSNNDAAQFDPDVVKADGKTCRFNPWPYPIA, from the coding sequence ATGCGACCGTCATCAGCGTCGTCGCCGCAGGCAGAAGCGGTGTCGGACGGCGGATTCGGGCGCGCCACGGCTGGCGCGGGTGGCGGGCTGTGTAATCCTGGGGCAATGACGTCCCCGCGGCCCCCGCGCAGCACAGGTCGTGTGCCGGTGTTACGCGACGAGTGGCGAGAGCCGTTGCGGGCGCTGCGCGACCCCCTGGCACGGGAGGCCGGACGGGCCCGGGCCGACCGTGAACGGCCGCGGCAATGGCGCAAACAGACCTGGCTGGGGCGGTTTGTCTCCACCTACGGCTGGCGCGCCTACGCACTGCCCGTCCTGGTGGTGCTCACCGCGGTGGTCATGTACCAGACGGTGACCGGCACCGGTGCGCCGAAGCCGACCGCCAACCAGCCCATCCAGAGTCCGCCCGCGATCGGCGCGGTGGGCACCACGATCATCGACGCCCCGCCGCGCGGGCTCGCCGCGTTCGACGCCAACCTGCCGGCCGGCACCCTGCCCGACGGCGGGCCGTTCACCGAAGCGGGCGACAAGACGTGGCACGTCGTGCCGGGCACCACACCGCAGTTCGGCCAGGGCACCGCAAAGGTGTTCAGGTACACCGTCGAAGTGGAGAACGGCATCGACCCGATCATGTTCGGCGGCGACGACGCCTTCGCCCAGATGGTCGACCAGACGCTGGCCAATCCGAAGGGCTGGACGCACAACCCGCAGTTCGCGTTCATCCGGGTTGACGGAGCCGCCGGGGGCAAGCCCGACTTTCGGATCTCGCTGGTGTCGCCGGTGACCGTGCGCGAGGGCTGCGGTTACGAATTCCGGCTCGAAACCTCCTGCTACAACCCGGTGTTCGGCGCCAGCCGCGAAGCGCGTGTCTTCATCAACGAGGCGCGCTGGATACGGGGAGCCGTGCCGTTCGAAGGCGACATCGGCTCCTATCGGCAGTACGTGATCAATCACGAGGTCGGCCACGCCATCGGATACCTGCACCACGAGCCGTGCGAGCAGCAGGGCGCCCTGGCGCCGGTGATGATGCAGCAGACGTTCTCGACGTCGAACAACGATGCGGCGCAGTTCGATCCCGACGTCGTCAAGGCCGACGGCAAGACCTGCCGGTTCAATCCCTGGCCGTACCCGATCGCCTAG
- the moeZ gene encoding adenylyltransferase/sulfurtransferase MoeZ, translated as MPTPLPPLVAPADHLTGDEVARYSRHLIIPDLGVDGQKRLKNARVLVIGAGGLGAPTLLYLAAAGVGTIGIVDFDVVDESNLQRQIIHGVADVGRSKARSARDSIAAINPLVDVRLHEFRLDSTNAVELFGCYDLIVDGTDNFATRYLVNDAAVLAKRPYVWGSIYRFEGQVSVCWENAPDGRGLNYRDLYPEPPPAGSVPSCAEGGVLGIVCASIASVMSTEVIKLITGIGDSLLGRLMIYDALEMSYRTIAIRRDPSDASRPKITELVDYEQLCGVVPEPSAHEATSSITPRELRDWLDSGKKLALIDVREPVEFDIVHIDGAQLIPQSSINSGEGLAELPADRLPVLYCKTGVRSAQALEVLRKAGFADAVHLQGGIVAWAQQMQPDMVMY; from the coding sequence GTGCCGACGCCGCTGCCGCCCCTGGTGGCACCCGCAGACCACCTGACCGGCGATGAGGTGGCCCGCTACAGCCGTCACCTCATCATTCCGGACCTGGGTGTCGACGGGCAGAAGCGACTCAAGAACGCCCGGGTGCTGGTGATCGGCGCCGGCGGCCTCGGGGCGCCGACGTTGCTCTACCTGGCGGCGGCCGGCGTCGGCACGATCGGCATCGTCGACTTCGATGTGGTCGACGAGTCGAACCTGCAGCGCCAGATCATCCACGGCGTCGCCGACGTCGGACGGTCCAAAGCCCGCTCGGCGCGCGACTCGATCGCCGCGATCAACCCGCTGGTCGACGTGCGGCTGCACGAGTTCCGCCTGGACTCCACCAACGCCGTCGAGTTGTTCGGCTGCTACGACCTGATCGTGGACGGCACCGACAACTTCGCCACCCGGTATCTGGTCAACGACGCGGCGGTGCTGGCGAAAAGGCCCTACGTGTGGGGCTCGATCTACCGCTTCGAGGGCCAAGTCTCGGTGTGCTGGGAGAACGCGCCGGACGGTCGCGGACTCAACTACCGGGATCTCTACCCCGAGCCGCCGCCGGCCGGCTCGGTCCCGTCCTGCGCCGAAGGCGGGGTGCTGGGCATCGTCTGCGCCTCCATCGCGTCGGTGATGAGCACCGAAGTGATCAAACTCATCACCGGGATCGGCGACTCCCTGCTGGGCCGGCTGATGATCTACGACGCGCTGGAGATGAGCTACCGCACCATCGCGATCCGCCGGGATCCGTCGGACGCGTCGAGGCCGAAGATCACCGAGCTCGTCGACTACGAGCAGTTGTGTGGCGTGGTGCCCGAGCCCTCGGCGCACGAGGCCACGTCTTCCATCACCCCGCGGGAGTTGCGCGACTGGCTGGATTCCGGCAAGAAGCTGGCCCTGATCGACGTGCGTGAGCCCGTGGAGTTCGACATCGTGCACATCGACGGGGCCCAGCTGATCCCGCAGTCGTCGATCAATTCCGGTGAGGGGCTGGCAGAGCTGCCGGCCGATCGGCTGCCGGTGCTGTACTGCAAAACGGGGGTGCGCTCGGCCCAGGCGCTGGAGGTGCTGCGCAAGGCCGGATTCGCCGACGCGGTGCATTTGCAGGGCGGGATCGTGGCCTGGGCGCAGCAGATGCAACCCGACATGGTCATGTACTGA
- a CDS encoding TIGR02569 family protein → MTVEPPPDHVLSAFGLAGVKPVYLGASWEGGWRCGEVVLSLVADNARAAWSARVRETLFVDGVRLARPVRSTDGRYVVSGWRADTFVAGTPEPRHDEVVSAAVRLHEATGKLERPRFLTQGPTAPWGDVDIFIAADRAAWEERPLAAVPPGARVAPPTADAERSVELLHHLATLRKPTKSPNQLVHGDLYGTVLFVGTAAPGITDITPYWRPASWAAGVVVIDALSWGEADDGLIERWNALPEWPQMLLRALMFRLAVHALHPRSTAEAFPGLARTAALVRLVL, encoded by the coding sequence GTGACAGTCGAGCCACCGCCGGACCATGTGCTGTCGGCGTTTGGCTTGGCCGGCGTGAAACCCGTCTATCTGGGTGCCAGCTGGGAGGGCGGCTGGCGGTGCGGCGAAGTCGTCCTGTCGTTGGTGGCCGACAACGCGCGCGCGGCCTGGTCCGCGCGGGTCCGCGAGACCCTGTTCGTCGACGGCGTTCGGCTGGCCCGCCCGGTCCGTTCCACCGACGGGCGCTACGTCGTTTCCGGGTGGCGGGCAGACACCTTCGTGGCCGGGACGCCGGAGCCCCGCCATGACGAAGTCGTCTCGGCGGCGGTGCGCCTGCACGAGGCGACGGGCAAACTGGAGCGACCCCGCTTCCTGACCCAGGGGCCCACGGCGCCGTGGGGTGACGTCGACATCTTCATCGCCGCCGACCGCGCGGCCTGGGAGGAACGTCCGTTGGCCGCGGTGCCACCGGGCGCCCGGGTGGCCCCTCCGACGGCGGACGCCGAGCGCTCGGTGGAGCTGCTCCACCACCTCGCCACCCTGCGCAAGCCGACCAAGAGCCCCAATCAGCTGGTCCACGGGGACCTTTACGGCACAGTGCTTTTCGTCGGCACCGCGGCGCCGGGCATCACCGACATCACCCCGTACTGGCGCCCCGCCTCGTGGGCGGCCGGTGTGGTCGTCATCGACGCGCTGTCCTGGGGGGAGGCCGACGACGGGCTCATCGAGCGCTGGAACGCCCTGCCGGAATGGCCGCAGATGTTGTTGCGCGCGTTGATGTTTCGCCTCGCAGTCCACGCCTTGCACCCGCGCTCCACCGCCGAGGCGTTCCCCGGCCTGGCCCGCACCGCGGCGCTGGTCCGGCTGGTGCTATAG
- a CDS encoding MGMT family protein, whose translation MAPVTDEQVERVRALVAAIPLGRVATYGDIATVAGLSSPRIVGWIMRTDSSDLPWHRVITASGRPARHLATRQLELLRAEGVLATDGKIALSEVRYEFYRPTL comes from the coding sequence GTGGCGCCGGTGACCGACGAGCAAGTCGAGCGGGTGCGTGCGCTGGTCGCCGCGATCCCGCTCGGCCGGGTCGCCACCTACGGCGACATCGCCACTGTCGCAGGGCTTTCCAGCCCGCGCATCGTCGGCTGGATCATGCGGACCGATTCCTCGGACCTGCCCTGGCACCGGGTGATCACCGCCTCGGGGCGCCCGGCGCGACACCTGGCGACCCGGCAGCTGGAGTTGTTGCGCGCCGAGGGCGTGCTGGCGACCGACGGCAAGATCGCGCTGAGCGAAGTCCGCTACGAGTTCTACAGACCGACGCTATAG
- a CDS encoding alpha/beta fold hydrolase, translating into MTAKLHVHRYGPSGPARILALHGLTGHGQRWQHLSGLLPGIGIAAPDLIGHGRSSWAAPWTIDANVAALAALLDEQPDTPVVIVGHSFGGGLAMHLAATRRDQVAGLLLLDPAVGLDGEWMREIAEAMLSSPDYPDAEEARMEKVHGSWSDVQPALLDGEIDEHLITLASGRYGWRVSLPAMMSYWSELARDTVLPPANTPTVLVRAERTTPPYVTDTLINGLAQRLGANFRLLNFDCNHMVPYAKPDEVAALTRELLEAR; encoded by the coding sequence GTGACCGCGAAGCTGCACGTGCACCGCTACGGCCCGTCCGGTCCGGCTCGGATCCTGGCGTTGCACGGGCTGACCGGCCACGGGCAGCGTTGGCAGCATCTGTCCGGCCTTCTGCCCGGGATCGGCATCGCCGCACCGGATCTGATCGGCCACGGCAGGTCATCGTGGGCGGCCCCGTGGACCATCGACGCCAATGTCGCGGCGCTGGCCGCGCTGCTCGACGAGCAGCCCGACACCCCGGTTGTGATCGTGGGTCACTCCTTCGGCGGCGGCCTGGCGATGCACCTGGCCGCGACCCGCCGAGACCAGGTGGCGGGGTTGCTGCTGCTCGACCCGGCGGTCGGACTGGACGGCGAGTGGATGCGGGAGATCGCCGAGGCGATGCTGTCCTCGCCCGACTATCCGGACGCCGAGGAAGCGCGGATGGAAAAGGTGCACGGCTCGTGGTCCGATGTCCAACCGGCCCTGCTGGACGGCGAGATCGACGAGCATCTGATCACGCTGGCGAGCGGGCGCTACGGCTGGCGGGTCAGCCTGCCGGCGATGATGTCGTACTGGAGCGAGCTGGCCCGCGACACCGTGCTGCCGCCGGCGAACACGCCGACCGTCCTGGTGCGCGCCGAGCGGACCACGCCGCCGTATGTCACCGACACGCTGATCAACGGCTTGGCGCAGCGGTTGGGAGCGAATTTCCGGCTGCTGAACTTCGACTGCAACCACATGGTGCCCTACGCCAAGCCCGACGAAGTCGCCGCGCTGACCCGCGAGCTGTTGGAAGCCCGCTGA
- a CDS encoding ATP-dependent DNA helicase, which translates to MPYTWDADAGALLVPGARGVVRVLGGPGTGKSSLLIDAAVAQIGAGVNPESVLLLTGSGRMGMAERGTLTTALLRSRSTDTGRAAVSEPLVRTVHGYAYAVLRRAAERAGEAPPRLVTSAEQDAIIRELLAGDLEDGPRAATAWPAQLRPALSTAGFATELRNLLARCAERGVDPQELERLGRRCSRPEWTAAGQFARQYEQVMLLRAAVGTAAPEATTPALGAAELVGAALEAFAVDPELLSAERGRIRVLLIDDAQQLDPQAARLVRVLAAGAELALIAGDPNQAVFGFRGGESAGLLGGDTPSVTLTTSHRCAPAVGRAVSGIAGRLPGGSGGRRIDGVGEGEGSVTVRLAASAHAEAATIADALRRAHLVDGVPWSQMAVIVRSVPRAGARLPRALAAAGVPVAAPAVPGPLSQEPAARALLTVLLATADGLDTQQALALVTGPIGRVDPVSLRQLRRTLQRANPDRASADVAELLGEALSADALPAGPQVAPLRKVRAVLEAAAHSHRAGDDPRYTLWAAWHRSGLQRRWLSMSERGGPAAAQATRDLESVTALFDITDDYVSRTSGASLRGLVEHIAALALPGVSPEPVAVAEQVRVLSVHAALGHEWDFVIIAGLQDGLWPNTVPRGGVLGTHRLLDVLDGVGADVSARAPLLAEERRLLVAAMGRARRRLLVTAVDSDTGGAGCEAALPSAFFAEIAQWADDDADVAGVPPVSAPRVLSAAALVGRLRGVVCAPDGAVDEHARDCAATQLARLAKAGVPGADPSGWHGLTPISTSEPLRDSGDVVTLTPSTMQTLNDCPLRWLAERHGGSNPRDVRSTIGSVVHALIAEPLRSESELLVELERAWKRLPFAAQWHSDNELARHRAMLEAFFEWRSQTRGALTEVGVEVEIEGTVATGDGGEVRLRGRVDRLERDAAGRLVIVDIKTGKTPVSKDDAQQHAQLAMYQLAVAAGLVGDGTDNAEPGGARLVYLGKAGASGVAEREQDPLTAAAGDEWRDVIARAADATSGPQFIARRNDGCSHCPIRPSCPAHVDGPQR; encoded by the coding sequence ATGCCATACACCTGGGACGCCGACGCGGGTGCTCTGCTGGTGCCCGGCGCACGCGGGGTAGTTCGCGTCCTCGGGGGGCCCGGCACCGGCAAGAGCAGCCTGCTGATCGATGCCGCGGTCGCTCAGATCGGCGCGGGGGTCAATCCGGAATCGGTTCTGCTGCTTACCGGTTCCGGCCGGATGGGGATGGCCGAACGAGGCACCCTGACGACGGCGTTGCTGCGCTCGCGCTCCACGGACACGGGCCGGGCCGCCGTGAGCGAGCCGCTGGTGCGGACCGTGCACGGGTACGCCTACGCGGTGTTGCGCCGGGCCGCCGAGCGCGCCGGCGAGGCGCCCCCGCGGCTGGTCACCAGCGCCGAGCAGGACGCCATCATCCGGGAACTGCTGGCCGGCGACCTCGAGGACGGCCCGCGGGCCGCGACGGCGTGGCCGGCCCAGCTACGGCCGGCGCTGAGCACCGCGGGTTTCGCCACCGAGCTTCGTAACCTGTTGGCCCGCTGCGCCGAACGCGGTGTGGACCCTCAGGAACTGGAGCGGCTGGGCCGTCGTTGTAGCCGGCCGGAATGGACCGCCGCCGGTCAATTCGCGCGCCAGTACGAGCAGGTGATGCTGCTGCGGGCGGCGGTGGGCACAGCCGCGCCGGAGGCCACCACGCCCGCGTTGGGCGCCGCCGAATTGGTGGGTGCCGCGCTGGAGGCGTTCGCCGTCGACCCCGAACTGCTGTCCGCCGAACGCGGCCGGATCCGCGTCCTGTTGATCGACGACGCCCAGCAGCTCGACCCGCAGGCGGCCCGCCTGGTTCGGGTGCTCGCGGCGGGCGCCGAGCTGGCGCTGATCGCCGGGGATCCCAACCAGGCGGTGTTCGGCTTCCGCGGCGGCGAATCCGCTGGGCTGCTCGGCGGCGACACGCCGTCGGTGACGTTGACGACGTCACATCGCTGCGCCCCGGCCGTGGGGCGCGCGGTCAGCGGTATCGCCGGCCGGTTGCCCGGCGGCAGCGGCGGCCGGCGGATCGACGGGGTCGGCGAGGGCGAGGGATCGGTCACGGTGCGTCTGGCCGCGTCGGCGCACGCCGAGGCGGCGACGATCGCCGACGCGCTGCGGCGCGCACACCTGGTCGACGGTGTGCCCTGGTCGCAGATGGCGGTCATCGTCCGGTCGGTGCCGCGGGCCGGTGCGCGATTGCCGCGCGCATTGGCCGCCGCCGGGGTGCCGGTGGCCGCGCCCGCGGTGCCCGGGCCGTTGTCCCAGGAGCCGGCGGCGCGGGCGTTGCTTACCGTGCTGCTGGCCACCGCCGACGGGCTCGACACGCAGCAGGCGCTGGCATTGGTGACCGGCCCCATCGGTCGCGTCGACCCGGTTTCGCTGCGCCAGCTGCGCCGAACCCTGCAGCGCGCCAACCCCGATCGCGCATCGGCAGATGTCGCCGAACTTTTGGGCGAGGCGCTGTCCGCCGACGCGCTCCCCGCGGGCCCGCAGGTCGCCCCGCTGCGCAAGGTCCGCGCGGTGCTGGAGGCGGCCGCGCACTCGCACCGCGCCGGCGACGACCCGCGCTACACCCTGTGGGCCGCCTGGCACCGCTCGGGCTTGCAGCGCCGCTGGCTGTCGATGAGCGAACGCGGCGGTCCCGCCGCGGCCCAGGCCACCCGGGACCTCGAGTCGGTGACCGCGTTGTTCGACATCACCGACGACTATGTGTCGCGCACCTCGGGTGCGTCGTTGCGCGGCCTGGTCGAGCACATCGCCGCGCTGGCACTGCCGGGTGTCAGCCCCGAGCCGGTCGCCGTGGCCGAGCAGGTCAGGGTGCTCAGCGTGCACGCCGCGCTGGGGCACGAATGGGATTTCGTCATCATCGCCGGATTGCAAGATGGGTTGTGGCCCAACACCGTTCCGCGTGGTGGCGTGCTCGGTACCCACCGGCTGCTGGATGTGCTCGACGGGGTCGGCGCGGACGTCTCGGCGCGGGCGCCGCTGCTGGCCGAGGAGCGCAGGCTGCTGGTGGCGGCGATGGGCCGGGCCCGGCGCCGGTTGCTGGTGACGGCTGTCGACAGCGACACCGGTGGGGCGGGGTGCGAGGCCGCGCTGCCATCTGCGTTCTTCGCCGAGATCGCGCAGTGGGCGGACGACGACGCCGATGTCGCCGGCGTACCACCGGTCTCGGCGCCGCGGGTGTTGTCCGCGGCCGCGCTGGTGGGCCGGCTGCGGGGTGTGGTGTGCGCGCCCGACGGGGCGGTCGACGAGCACGCCCGCGACTGCGCGGCAACGCAATTGGCCCGGTTGGCCAAAGCCGGCGTGCCTGGCGCCGACCCCTCCGGGTGGCATGGCCTGACCCCGATCAGCACCAGCGAACCGCTGCGGGACAGCGGCGATGTCGTCACCCTGACGCCGTCGACCATGCAGACCCTCAACGACTGCCCGCTGCGCTGGCTGGCCGAACGGCACGGCGGATCCAATCCGCGCGACGTGCGCTCGACGATCGGGTCGGTGGTGCACGCCCTGATCGCCGAACCGCTCAGGAGCGAATCGGAACTGCTGGTTGAGCTGGAGCGCGCCTGGAAGCGGCTCCCCTTTGCGGCGCAATGGCATTCGGACAACGAGCTGGCCCGCCACCGTGCCATGCTGGAGGCGTTCTTCGAGTGGCGGTCGCAGACCCGAGGGGCGCTGACCGAGGTCGGAGTCGAGGTCGAGATTGAGGGGACCGTGGCAACCGGGGACGGCGGCGAGGTGCGGCTGCGCGGGCGGGTCGACCGCCTGGAGCGCGACGCCGCCGGCCGGCTGGTGATCGTCGACATCAAAACCGGCAAGACGCCGGTCAGCAAGGACGACGCCCAACAACACGCCCAGCTGGCGATGTATCAGCTGGCGGTGGCCGCGGGCCTGGTCGGCGACGGGACCGACAATGCGGAGCCCGGCGGTGCGCGGCTCGTGTACCTCGGCAAGGCCGGGGCGTCCGGAGTGGCCGAACGCGAACAGGATCCGCTGACCGCGGCCGCCGGCGACGAATGGCGAGACGTCATCGCGCGAGCGGCCGACGCGACGTCCGGCCCGCAGTTCATCGCGCGGCGCAACGACGGCTGCTCGCACTGTCCCATCCGTCCGTCCTGCCCCGCCCACGTCGACGGGCCGCAGCGGTGA